A window of the Lolium perenne isolate Kyuss_39 chromosome 7, Kyuss_2.0, whole genome shotgun sequence genome harbors these coding sequences:
- the LOC139833149 gene encoding uncharacterized protein, with protein MALEEAGQCVSAGVLWLQWRFGQRGYERGAAKRIEGGRRQRFRRPYKQQNYNSRGRVTGRYNGRGNFNGRVSRSNVEQQDAPPHGLSNPVVPGVAINKTVVTQGGAGPSVVADSQGVLAKAKHEDKDCHMLSMPKPTAVLYGLCREGLHFYDVPHNPNIKQKNDSGKVGRVRITGGFMSTQQLLMELEWLVPGHSQWDITPVGSDAFRVVFPTKADLVRQRRLKPVDVQGTSITMHFEDWTARRLDKFGLFDIWIRVLGCPDTLIRDYLGLFGVGSLVGKTKEVDMKFTRENNVVRMRIDCVNPQLIPRYLDHFYDGDGFGIEFHVEALDGTVVPAGFADQEEEDDDMNPKKDTYGTSETEKDEKDKPTPSDAPSDKPEGEQQKGSSGTEEMVEVLDMDDSVERRGDTLVGVFAITDGSKSVPSKRWYHMVKEDEAVAAKSAPSKVGCVPLGWSDNSTQTSSFSLPQQVPEDVNGSVRSGTEPIVNKEGMGDIPQSSLPIEANFSPSPPQGRNEGGDCIRGISEGGIFGVRTSERVRAQPNADETQLKRAQLIAQAKEDILYSDLKLDFFAIIETGRDNFSLPFLNHLAGGLDFIWYCLPPQGRSGGILVGINKDTLQVLKVVNGSHCVKFHIRSKLDGFEWALIPVYGAAQDEHKPEFLAELVRVCEIETLPMLIGGDFNIMRRQEDKNKPNFNAHWPFVFNAIIESLDLREIELSGRQYTWANRRESPTYEKLDRVLASVEWEQKFPLVSVQALPRAGSDHTPLILDSGEQAHLGNKTHFSFELAWLRRDDFAGIIAREWNSIHHGNNPMEKWQNKIRHLRSYLRGWAKNLSSEYKKEKERLLVLIDFLDKKAEIAPLSESERVCLRSSTDSLARLRRDEESKWAQRAKVKYIQEGGNNTKFFHLIANGKHRRKKIFQLEQEEGTIIGQENLKVYISEYYKGLFGPPNPNHFSMRESDKADIPQLSEVENNILVANFTEKEIFEAIMQMEKNKAPGPDGLPAEFYQCFWEVGTNRVTEVAHKVVRPTQTAFMSGRHILEGVVVLHETIHELHRNKMNGVLLKLDFEKAYDKVNWDYLQQALRMKGFDPKWCKWIQEFVSKGSVGIKVNDDMGHYFQTKKGLRQGDPLSPILFNIVADMLAIIINRAKEDGQVDGLIPHLVEGGVSILQYADDTIIFMDHDLEKALNMKLILCMFEQLSGLKINFNKSELFCFGEAKDAEEEYRLLFGCDLASGSSPGPASEASPLSGMCVVKNVHAVHHPFLIWREFTF; from the exons ATGGCGCTGGAGGAAGCAGGGCAGTGCGTGAGCGCTGGTGTTTTGTGGTTGCAGTGGAGATTTGGACAGAGAGGATATGAGCGCGGCGCGGCGAAGAGGattgaaggaggaagaagacaa AGGTTCCGGAGACCATACAAGCAACAGAACTATAATTCTAGGGGTCGTGTCACTGGCCGTTACAATGGTCGCGGGAATTTCAATGGTAGAGTTTCAAGGTCGAATGTGGAGCAGCAAGATGCACCACCGCATGGTCTGTCAAATCCAGTGGTTCCTGGTGTGGCGATCAACAAGACGGTTGTGACTCAGGGCGGGGCTGGACCCAGTGTGGTGGCTGATTCTCAAGGTGTTTTGGCAAAGG CAAAACATGAGGACAAAGATTGTCATATGTTATCTATGCCAAAACCTACCGCTGTCTTGTATGGTCTATGTAGAGAAGGTCTGCACTTTTATGATGTTCCTCACAatccaaatataaaacaaaagaatGACAGTGGCAAGGTTGGTAGAGTTCGTATTACTGGAGGTTTTATGAGTACTCAACAACTCTTGATGGAACTTGAATGGCTCGTTCCAGGACATAGCCAATGGGATATCACCCCAGTTGGCTCTGATGCGTTTCGGGTTGTTTTTCCTACTAAGGCTGACCTTGTTAGGCAGCGGAGACTAAAGCCGGTGGACGTTCAGGGAACATCCATCACTATGCATTTTGAGGACTGGACAGCTAGGAGACTAGATAAGTTTGGTCTTTTTGACATTTGGATCAGAGTTTTAGGATGCCCGGATACTCTTATCAGGGACTATTTGGGTCTTTTTGGAGTTGGATCCTTAGTTGGTAAGACCAAAGAAGTTGATATGAAATTCACAAGGGAGAATAATGTTGTTCGTATGCGCATTGATTGCGTTAATCCCCAGCTGATTCCTCGCTACCTTGATCATTTTTATGATGGGGATGGGTTTGGCATAGAGTTTCATGTGGAGGCGCTTGATGGAACTGTGGTGCCTGCTGGCTTTGcagaccaagaggaggaggatgatgatATGAATCCTAAGAAGGATACTTATGGTACTAGTGAAACCGAGAAGGATGAGAAAGACAAACCAACACCAAGTGATGCTCCGTCGGACAAGCCCGAAGGGGAGCAGCAAAAGGGATCTTCGGGTACTGAGGAAATGGTGGAGGTTTTGGATATGGATGATTCGGTTGAGAGGAGGGGTGACACTCTTGTGGGTGTGTTTGCTATCACTGATGGATCCAAGTCTGTTCCATCTAAACGTTGGTATCACATGGTTAAGGAAGAtgaggccgtggctgccaagTCTGCACCTTCTAAAGTTGGATGTGTTCCTCTAGGCTGGTCTGATAACTCAACACAGACTTCTTCATTTTCTCTGCCGCAGCAAGTGCCTGAGGATGTGAATGGTTCAGTGCGATCTGGAACAGAG CCTATTGTGAATAAGGAGGGGATGGGTGACATACCGCAATCTTCTTTGCCTATTGAGGCCAACT TTTCACCTAGCCCTCCACAAGGGAGGAACG AAGGAGGTGATTGCATACGGGGTATTTCTGAAGGAGGGATCTTTGGGGTGCGCACAAGTGAGCGCGTTAGAGCCCAGCCCAATGCTGATGAGACCCAGTTGAAGCGTGCACAACTGATTGCACAGGCTAAGGAGGATATCTTATATTCAG ATCTAAAGCTCGACTTTTTTGCTATCATTGAAACTGGGCGAGATAATTTTTCTTTGCCTTTTCTTAATCACCTTGCGgggggtcttgactttatctggtATTGCCTACCTCCACAAGGGAGGTCAGGTGGTATCCTAGTGGGTATTAATAAGGATACGCTTCAGGTTCTTAAGGTGGTTAATGGTAGTCATTGTGTAAAGTTTCACATTCGGTCCAAGCTTGACGGATTCGAGTGGGCCTTGATTCCTGTATATGGTGCCGCTCAAGATGAGCACAAACCAGAATTTTTGGCCGAGCTTGTTAGAGTTTGTGAGATAGAGACGTTACCTATGCTCATAGGAGGTGACTTTAATATAATGCGCAGACAGGAAGATAAGAATAAACCTAATTTTAATGCACATTGGCCTTTTGTTTTTAATGCCATAATTGAGAGTCTTGATCTTCGGGAGATCGAACTTTCCGGCAGGCAATATACTTGGGCAAATCGTAGAGAATCTCCAACATATGAGAAGCTAGACAGAGTTTTGGCGAGTGTCGAATGGGAACAGAAATTTCCCTTAGTATCGGTTCAAGCTTTGCCTAGGGCGGGCTCAGATCACACTCCATTAATCCTAGATTCTGGTGAACAAGCTCACCTTGGGAATAAAACACATTTTTCGTTTGAGCTAGCATGGTTGAGACGTGATGATTTTGCGGGTATTATCGCTAGGGAATGGAATTCAATTCATCATGGGAATAACCCAATGGAGAAATGGCAAAATAAGATTCGTCATCTTAGAAGTTACCTTAGAGGGTGGGCAAAAAATTTGAGTAGTGAGTATAAAAAAGAGAAGGAGAGGTTGTTGGTGTTGATCGATTTCCTTGATAAGAAGGCGGAAATTGCGCCTCTTTCCGAGTCTGAGCGAGTGTGTCTGAGATCTTCTACCGACAGCTTAGCTCGTTTGAGAAGGGATGAAGAATCCAAATGGGCCCAGAGGGCTAAAGTTAAGTATATTCAGGAAGGGGGGAATAATACAAAGTTTTTTCATTTAATAGCTAATGGTAAACATAGAAGGAAAAAGATCTTCCAGTTGGAGCAAGAAGAGGGCACGATTATAGGTCAAGAAAATTTGAAAGTTTATATTTCCGAGTATTATAAAGGTTTGTTCGGACCTCCTAATCCGAATCATTTCTCCATGAGGGAATCGGATAAGGCCGATATTCCTCAACTTTCTGAAGTGGAAAACAATATTCTTGTAGCCAACTTCACTGAAAAGGAAATATTTGAGGCTATTATGCAAATGGAAAAAAATAAAGCACCGGGTCCGGACGGACTCCCGGCAGAATTTTATCAATGTTTTTGGGAG GTTGGTACTAACCGTGTCACGGAGGTCGCACACAAGGTGGTCAGAccgacacaaactgcttttatgtCGGGACGTCATATTTTAGAGGGGGTGGTTGTCCTTCATGAGACTATTCATGAGCTTCATAGGAATAAAATGAATGGTGTTTTGCTGAAACTTGATTTTGAGAAAGCATATGATAAGGTAAACTGGGATTATTTGCAACAAGCTTTGCGAATGAAGGGGTTTGACCCCAAGTGGTGTAAATGGATTCAAGAATTTGTAAGTAAAGGGAGTGTAGGTATAAAGGTGAACGATGATATGGGCCACTACTTTCAGACCAAGAAGGGTCTTAGGCAGGGGGATCCGTTATCTCCGATTTTGTTTAATATCGTCGCTGATATGCTTGCGATTATTATTAATAGAGCTAAAGAAGATGGTCAGGTTGATGGCCTTATTCCTCATTTAGTGGAGGGAGGTGTTTCTATTCTGCAGTATGCGGATGATACAATCATCTTTATGGACCATGATTTGGAGAAGGCTTTAAATATGAAGCTCATTCTTTGTATGTTTGAACAACTATCCGGTTTGAAAATTAATTTCAATAAGAGCGAACTCTTTTGTTTTGGAGAGGCTAAGGACGCTGAGGAGGAGTACAGGCTCCTTTTTGGATGTGACCTGG CCAGCGGGTCTTCCCCTGGACCCGCAAGTGAAGCTTCTCCTTTGTCCGGCATGTGCGTCGTGAAGAACGTGCACGCTGTGCATCACCCGTTCCTAATCTGGAGAGAGTTCACGTTCTAG